The Falco naumanni isolate bFalNau1 chromosome 1, bFalNau1.pat, whole genome shotgun sequence genome window below encodes:
- the SEPTIN5 gene encoding septin-5 isoform X1 encodes MDSIIIQERLVERLLSPRTQAQRSHPAKLKDHEKQYVGFATLPNQVHRKSVKKGFDFTLMVAGESGLGKSTLVNSLFLTDLYKDRKLLNAEERINQTVEIVKHTVDIEEKGVKLKLTIVDTPGFGDAVNNTECWKPITDYIDQQFEQYFRDESGLNRKNIQDNRVHCCLYFISPFGHGLRPVDVEFMKALHEKVNIVPLIAKADCLIPSEIRKLKERIREEIDKFGIKVYQFPECDSDEDEEFKQQDRELKESAPFAVIGSNTVVEAKGQRVRGRLYPWGIVEVENQAHCDFVKLRNMLIRTHMHDLKDVTCDVHYENYRAQCIQQMTSKLTQDNRIESPIPILPLPTPDTETEKLIKMKDEELRRMQEMLQKMQQQMQDQ; translated from the exons ATGGATTCGATCATTATTCAGGAGCGGTTAGTGGAGCGGCTGCTTTCTCCCCGGACGCAGGCACAGCGAAGCCACCCGGCCAAGCTGAAG gACCATGAGAAGCAGTACGTGGGCTTTGCCACTCTGCCGAACCAGGTCCACCGGAAATCCGTGAAGAAGGGTTTTGACTTCACCCTGATGGTCGCAG GAGAGTCGGGTTTGGGCAAATCCACGCTGGTGAATAGCCTGTTCCTGACAGACCTCTACAAAGACAGAAAGCTCCTCAACGCAGAGG AGAGAATCAACCAGACAGTGGAGATTGTCAAGCACACAGTGGACATTGAGGAGAAGGGTGTCAAGTTGAAGCTGACTATAGTGGACACACCGGGCTTTGGAGATGCTGTTAACAACACTGAGTG CTGGAAGCCCATCACTGACTACATTGACCAGCAGTTTGAACAGTATTTCCGTGATGAGAGCGGCCTGAACAGGAAGAACATCCAGGACAACCGAGTGCATTGCTGCCTCTACTTCATCTCGCCCTTTGGGCACGG GCTGAGGCCTGTGGATGTTGAGTTCATGAAGGCTCTGCATGAGAAGGTCAACATCGTGCCTTTGATTGCCAAAGCCGACTGCCTGATCCCCTCCGAGATCCGGAAGTTGAAAGAGAGG ATCCGGGAAGAGATTGACAAATTTGGTATTAAAGTGTACCAGTTTCCTGAGTGTGACTCTGATGAAGATGAGGAGTTCAAGCAGCAAGACAGAGAGCTGAAG GAGAGCGCTCCCTTTGCTGTCATTGGCAGTAACACTGTGGTGGAGGCAAAAGGCCAGCGAGTCCGTGGACGGCTCTACCCCTGGGGCATTGTGGAAG TGGAAAACCAGGCACACTGCGACTTTGTGAAGCTGCGGAACATGCTGATCCGGACACACATGCATGACCTGAAGGACGTCACTTGCGATGTCCACTACGAGAACTACCGAGCTCAGTGCATCCAGCAAATGACCAG CAAGCTGACTCAGGACAACAGAATAGAAAGCCCAATTCCTATCCTGCCTCTCCCAACACCGGACACTGAGACAGAGAAGCTGATCAAAATGAAGGATGAGGAG TTACGGCGGATGCAAGAGATGCTGCAGaagatgcagcagcagatgcaggaTCAATGA
- the SEPTIN5 gene encoding septin-5 isoform X3 — MSTGMRYKSKLVNPEEKQDHEKQYVGFATLPNQVHRKSVKKGFDFTLMVAGESGLGKSTLVNSLFLTDLYKDRKLLNAEERINQTVEIVKHTVDIEEKGVKLKLTIVDTPGFGDAVNNTECWKPITDYIDQQFEQYFRDESGLNRKNIQDNRVHCCLYFISPFGHGLRPVDVEFMKALHEKVNIVPLIAKADCLIPSEIRKLKERIREEIDKFGIKVYQFPECDSDEDEEFKQQDRELKESAPFAVIGSNTVVEAKGQRVRGRLYPWGIVEVENQAHCDFVKLRNMLIRTHMHDLKDVTCDVHYENYRAQCIQQMTSKLTQDNRIESPIPILPLPTPDTETEKLIKMKDEELRRMQEMLQKMQQQMQDQ; from the exons gACCATGAGAAGCAGTACGTGGGCTTTGCCACTCTGCCGAACCAGGTCCACCGGAAATCCGTGAAGAAGGGTTTTGACTTCACCCTGATGGTCGCAG GAGAGTCGGGTTTGGGCAAATCCACGCTGGTGAATAGCCTGTTCCTGACAGACCTCTACAAAGACAGAAAGCTCCTCAACGCAGAGG AGAGAATCAACCAGACAGTGGAGATTGTCAAGCACACAGTGGACATTGAGGAGAAGGGTGTCAAGTTGAAGCTGACTATAGTGGACACACCGGGCTTTGGAGATGCTGTTAACAACACTGAGTG CTGGAAGCCCATCACTGACTACATTGACCAGCAGTTTGAACAGTATTTCCGTGATGAGAGCGGCCTGAACAGGAAGAACATCCAGGACAACCGAGTGCATTGCTGCCTCTACTTCATCTCGCCCTTTGGGCACGG GCTGAGGCCTGTGGATGTTGAGTTCATGAAGGCTCTGCATGAGAAGGTCAACATCGTGCCTTTGATTGCCAAAGCCGACTGCCTGATCCCCTCCGAGATCCGGAAGTTGAAAGAGAGG ATCCGGGAAGAGATTGACAAATTTGGTATTAAAGTGTACCAGTTTCCTGAGTGTGACTCTGATGAAGATGAGGAGTTCAAGCAGCAAGACAGAGAGCTGAAG GAGAGCGCTCCCTTTGCTGTCATTGGCAGTAACACTGTGGTGGAGGCAAAAGGCCAGCGAGTCCGTGGACGGCTCTACCCCTGGGGCATTGTGGAAG TGGAAAACCAGGCACACTGCGACTTTGTGAAGCTGCGGAACATGCTGATCCGGACACACATGCATGACCTGAAGGACGTCACTTGCGATGTCCACTACGAGAACTACCGAGCTCAGTGCATCCAGCAAATGACCAG CAAGCTGACTCAGGACAACAGAATAGAAAGCCCAATTCCTATCCTGCCTCTCCCAACACCGGACACTGAGACAGAGAAGCTGATCAAAATGAAGGATGAGGAG TTACGGCGGATGCAAGAGATGCTGCAGaagatgcagcagcagatgcaggaTCAATGA
- the SEPTIN5 gene encoding septin-5 isoform X2, with product MVPEKTCAAQDETSEEQRSGKTLDHEKQYVGFATLPNQVHRKSVKKGFDFTLMVAGESGLGKSTLVNSLFLTDLYKDRKLLNAEERINQTVEIVKHTVDIEEKGVKLKLTIVDTPGFGDAVNNTECWKPITDYIDQQFEQYFRDESGLNRKNIQDNRVHCCLYFISPFGHGLRPVDVEFMKALHEKVNIVPLIAKADCLIPSEIRKLKERIREEIDKFGIKVYQFPECDSDEDEEFKQQDRELKESAPFAVIGSNTVVEAKGQRVRGRLYPWGIVEVENQAHCDFVKLRNMLIRTHMHDLKDVTCDVHYENYRAQCIQQMTSKLTQDNRIESPIPILPLPTPDTETEKLIKMKDEELRRMQEMLQKMQQQMQDQ from the exons ATGGTGCCTGAGAAGACGTGTGCAGCACAAGATGAGACCTCTGAGGAGCAGAGGAGTGGAAAGACGCTG gACCATGAGAAGCAGTACGTGGGCTTTGCCACTCTGCCGAACCAGGTCCACCGGAAATCCGTGAAGAAGGGTTTTGACTTCACCCTGATGGTCGCAG GAGAGTCGGGTTTGGGCAAATCCACGCTGGTGAATAGCCTGTTCCTGACAGACCTCTACAAAGACAGAAAGCTCCTCAACGCAGAGG AGAGAATCAACCAGACAGTGGAGATTGTCAAGCACACAGTGGACATTGAGGAGAAGGGTGTCAAGTTGAAGCTGACTATAGTGGACACACCGGGCTTTGGAGATGCTGTTAACAACACTGAGTG CTGGAAGCCCATCACTGACTACATTGACCAGCAGTTTGAACAGTATTTCCGTGATGAGAGCGGCCTGAACAGGAAGAACATCCAGGACAACCGAGTGCATTGCTGCCTCTACTTCATCTCGCCCTTTGGGCACGG GCTGAGGCCTGTGGATGTTGAGTTCATGAAGGCTCTGCATGAGAAGGTCAACATCGTGCCTTTGATTGCCAAAGCCGACTGCCTGATCCCCTCCGAGATCCGGAAGTTGAAAGAGAGG ATCCGGGAAGAGATTGACAAATTTGGTATTAAAGTGTACCAGTTTCCTGAGTGTGACTCTGATGAAGATGAGGAGTTCAAGCAGCAAGACAGAGAGCTGAAG GAGAGCGCTCCCTTTGCTGTCATTGGCAGTAACACTGTGGTGGAGGCAAAAGGCCAGCGAGTCCGTGGACGGCTCTACCCCTGGGGCATTGTGGAAG TGGAAAACCAGGCACACTGCGACTTTGTGAAGCTGCGGAACATGCTGATCCGGACACACATGCATGACCTGAAGGACGTCACTTGCGATGTCCACTACGAGAACTACCGAGCTCAGTGCATCCAGCAAATGACCAG CAAGCTGACTCAGGACAACAGAATAGAAAGCCCAATTCCTATCCTGCCTCTCCCAACACCGGACACTGAGACAGAGAAGCTGATCAAAATGAAGGATGAGGAG TTACGGCGGATGCAAGAGATGCTGCAGaagatgcagcagcagatgcaggaTCAATGA